From the genome of Candidatus Promineifilum breve, one region includes:
- a CDS encoding right-handed parallel beta-helix repeat-containing protein, translating to MNEQLRNSEDIDARRGWLAGWLLRQDAEVVARFARNYEAMMARPRNWRRRLQRRAAVTVAGAALLLAMAGFGVLAQPRSTITVVNGEVNVANNDKCSLVEAIENANDTANGQPRDDCAAGDPNGADIISLPTGGSFNVTKIVDYYYGYTGLPTITSTITVQGNGSTISRTGNKDMRFFAVLGYEPNAGDLTLNDLTLTGGRDVEYGYSGGAIYSYRGELTINNCTITGNQSGGTGGGIYASYGSLTITDSIITDNEAYGGGGVYMYKGSLNISDSTFSDNRGLDGGGGGVYARDSIMMMDGATVTGNTAKTGAGVSIYYSDAVVSDSLISGNDGGEMGLGSGLYLWDAGVTLQDVTVVDNTAYRGAGVFAYSGETIIKGSTLSGNAAKKGGGVYTWAENVMTMANSTVSGNSATELGGGIVADGTTLRLANVTVSANTAGTTGGGLEILAGGTILQRTLLSGNTAPAGPEGHLTAGTVQVAEANVFGHSGAAGLVGFAAGATDVVPAGGLATVLGALADNTGPTMTHALPPGSPAIDRGASAACMADPIGGTDQRGQPRNADGNGAGGANECDAGAYEFQAGGPVDTPTPTTTATATATVEVTPTATATDGPTPTRDPRDSYLHLPVVLGGNE from the coding sequence ATGAACGAACAATTGCGGAATTCCGAAGACATCGACGCGCGGCGGGGCTGGTTGGCCGGCTGGTTGCTGCGGCAGGACGCGGAAGTGGTGGCTCGCTTCGCGCGGAATTATGAGGCGATGATGGCTCGGCCGCGTAATTGGCGGCGACGGTTGCAGCGCCGGGCGGCGGTGACGGTGGCTGGGGCGGCGCTGCTGCTGGCGATGGCCGGCTTCGGCGTGCTGGCCCAGCCGCGCAGCACGATCACCGTGGTCAACGGCGAGGTCAACGTGGCCAACAACGACAAGTGCTCGTTGGTCGAAGCCATTGAGAACGCTAACGACACCGCCAACGGTCAGCCGCGCGACGATTGCGCCGCGGGCGACCCCAATGGGGCGGACATTATCAGCCTGCCCACGGGCGGCAGCTTCAACGTGACCAAGATCGTCGATTATTATTACGGCTATACGGGCTTGCCGACCATTACCTCGACGATCACTGTGCAGGGCAACGGCTCGACGATCAGCCGTACCGGCAATAAGGATATGCGTTTCTTCGCCGTGCTGGGGTATGAGCCGAACGCGGGCGACCTGACGCTGAATGATCTGACGCTGACGGGCGGCCGCGACGTCGAATATGGCTACAGCGGCGGGGCGATCTATAGCTATCGCGGCGAGTTGACGATCAACAATTGCACCATCACCGGCAATCAGTCGGGCGGCACGGGTGGCGGCATTTATGCCTCCTATGGCAGTCTGACGATCACCGATTCGATCATCACCGACAACGAGGCCTATGGCGGCGGTGGGGTGTATATGTACAAGGGGTCGCTGAACATCAGCGACAGCACCTTCAGCGACAATCGCGGGCTGGATGGCGGCGGCGGCGGCGTATATGCCCGCGATTCGATCATGATGATGGACGGGGCCACGGTGACCGGCAACACGGCCAAGACCGGGGCAGGGGTGTCGATCTACTACTCCGACGCGGTGGTCAGCGACAGCCTGATCAGCGGCAACGACGGGGGCGAGATGGGTCTGGGCAGCGGGCTGTATTTGTGGGACGCGGGGGTGACGCTGCAGGACGTGACGGTGGTCGATAACACGGCCTATCGCGGCGCGGGGGTGTTTGCCTACTCCGGCGAGACGATAATCAAGGGCAGCACGCTGAGCGGCAACGCGGCCAAGAAGGGCGGCGGGGTGTATACCTGGGCCGAAAACGTGATGACAATGGCGAACAGCACCGTGAGCGGCAACTCGGCCACGGAGCTGGGCGGGGGCATTGTGGCCGACGGCACGACGCTGAGGCTGGCCAACGTCACGGTTAGCGCCAACACGGCGGGGACGACGGGCGGCGGGCTGGAGATTTTGGCCGGGGGAACCATTCTGCAGCGCACGCTGCTGAGCGGCAACACGGCCCCGGCCGGGCCGGAGGGGCATCTGACGGCGGGCACGGTGCAGGTGGCCGAGGCCAATGTGTTCGGCCATAGCGGCGCGGCGGGGCTGGTGGGCTTCGCGGCCGGGGCCACGGACGTGGTGCCGGCCGGCGGGTTGGCGACGGTGTTGGGGGCGCTGGCCGATAACACCGGGCCGACGATGACCCACGCGCTGCCGCCGGGCAGCCCGGCCATCGACCGCGGGGCCAGCGCCGCATGTATGGCCGACCCGATCGGCGGCACGGACCAGCGCGGGCAGCCGCGCAACGCCGACGGCAACGGGGCCGGCGGGGCGAACGAGTGTGACGCGGGGGCGTATGAGTTCCAGGCCGGCGGCCCGGTGGATACGCCGACGCCGACGACCACGGCCACGGCCACGGCGACGGTGGAGGTGACACCCACGGCGACGGCGACCGATGGGCCGACACCGACGCGGGACCCGCGGGATTCGTATCTGCACTTGCCGGTGGTGTTGGGCGGTAACGAGTAG
- a CDS encoding endonuclease domain-containing protein, translating to MVGELLVAILNEPRDYHLARDEHWYRIPVESVTKLLKDRWPPRRLAFYQTKIFEEEAYSVRYYADVTHIRKASRRDLFPHEPDGTKSTKTYYQLALGPLQHLPQPIFSRRARRITFIPSTWDKFTAAVEINDLYHGSPLEDRLWAALKRRRIPAEREEFLTAGKSNYALDFAVYCVDKNIDIETDGDAYHANPEKAGYDNRRNNNLTAAGWQVLRFNTLQINEEIDSYCIPEITRTINNLGGLDAGLAPRLVDSRPDRPYQMSLFD from the coding sequence ATGGTCGGTGAATTGCTGGTCGCCATCCTGAATGAACCGCGCGATTACCATTTGGCGCGCGATGAACATTGGTACCGCATCCCGGTGGAGAGCGTGACCAAGCTTCTAAAAGACCGCTGGCCGCCGCGCCGTCTGGCTTTCTATCAGACGAAGATCTTCGAGGAAGAGGCCTATTCGGTGCGCTATTACGCGGACGTCACCCACATCCGGAAGGCTTCACGGCGCGACCTGTTCCCCCACGAGCCGGACGGCACGAAGAGCACCAAGACCTACTATCAGCTGGCCCTCGGCCCGTTGCAACATCTTCCCCAGCCGATTTTCAGCCGGCGCGCCCGGCGCATTACGTTTATTCCCAGCACGTGGGACAAGTTTACAGCGGCGGTGGAGATCAATGACCTCTATCACGGCAGCCCACTGGAAGACCGGCTGTGGGCGGCTCTGAAACGGCGGCGCATCCCGGCCGAGCGCGAAGAGTTTCTCACTGCGGGCAAAAGTAATTACGCGCTCGATTTCGCCGTATATTGTGTTGATAAGAATATCGACATCGAAACGGACGGTGACGCCTATCACGCCAACCCCGAGAAGGCGGGCTATGACAACCGGCGCAACAACAATCTGACGGCCGCCGGCTGGCAAGTCCTGCGCTTCAACACCTTGCAGATCAATGAAGAGATCGATAGCTATTGCATCCCGGAAATTACGCGGACGATCAACAATCTGGGCGGACTGGATGCCGGGTTGGCTCCGCGCCTGGTGGATAGCCGGCCCGACCGGCCGTATCAGATGAGCTTGTTCGATTAA
- a CDS encoding prealbumin-like fold domain-containing protein, whose protein sequence is MRPKSPSHGIRAARPRPAVLLLALVLCLALPVAAVMALTWDIETVDSDGIPGYHTSLALDAAGNPRISYSEVGGDDLKYAAWNGTSWDIATVDSAGDVGDYTSLALDSAGRPRISYHDFTNGDLKYAAWDGSSWVVETVDSAGVVGQFTSLALDATGRPRISYRHFNNGDLKYAAWNGSSWDIETVDSAGDVGPYTSLALDSAGRPRISYYALTNGDLKFAAWDGSNWNVETVDSAGHVGYYTSLALDSAGQPRISYQDVTNLDLKYAAWDGASWDIETVDSVGFLGWDTSLALDAAGNPRISHHDASNSDLRYAAWDGTNWVVETVDSAGNVGGYSSLALDACGNPRISYYNSSSLDLKYAAAEGDCPAQLTIVKSVTGSGAPSDWSFSFTSDVDGFSLTDNHPILTYTNATPGVVAINESNPAGYATSALCDNGDSATGGNLSITLNPGDDVSCTFTNTICQPGYFDTAATWACAPAGAGYYVDTVGASAQLPCQPGNYQPNSAAVSCLQADAGYYATGPAATAQTACPSGTTSPAGSDSISDCVPLPPATTLLYIAPNRNNGMVDGVAYMDEDIVVNTLGTADWAMYFDGSDVGITKNLTDFTFTSDGCLLMTFNGNQNVPGVGLVKPQDLVKFCPTATGPTTAGTFTMYFDGSDVGLDASSEVIDAVEVLPGGDLVISTKDKFSVPGSPLLKGQKNDLLLFDATSYGATTLGTWSLYFNNTQVAGLKKENIISLTIDGAGDKYVSFWDAYPNVGGLAGNENDILIFHPNNTVTKFWEGSDWGYTGRVHGLHIGN, encoded by the coding sequence ATGAGACCCAAGTCCCCCTCGCATGGCATCCGCGCCGCCCGGCCCCGCCCGGCGGTCTTGTTATTGGCCCTGGTATTGTGTCTGGCGCTGCCGGTGGCGGCCGTCATGGCCCTCACCTGGGACATTGAAACCGTCGACAGCGACGGGATCCCGGGCTATCACACCTCGCTGGCGCTGGACGCGGCCGGCAACCCGCGCATAAGCTATTCCGAGGTGGGCGGCGATGACCTGAAGTACGCCGCCTGGAACGGCACGAGCTGGGACATCGCCACGGTCGACAGCGCCGGGGACGTGGGCGATTACACCTCGCTGGCCTTGGACAGCGCCGGCCGGCCGCGCATCAGCTACCACGACTTCACCAACGGCGACCTGAAGTACGCCGCCTGGGATGGGTCGAGCTGGGTCGTGGAGACGGTCGACAGCGCCGGGGTCGTGGGCCAATTCACCTCGCTGGCCCTGGACGCCACCGGCCGGCCGCGCATCAGCTACCGCCACTTCAACAACGGCGACCTGAAGTACGCCGCCTGGAACGGCTCGAGCTGGGACATTGAAACGGTCGACAGCGCCGGCGACGTCGGCCCGTATACTTCGCTGGCCCTGGACAGCGCCGGCCGGCCGCGCATCAGCTACTACGCCCTCACCAACGGCGACCTCAAATTCGCCGCCTGGGACGGGTCGAACTGGAACGTGGAGACGGTCGATAGCGCCGGCCACGTGGGCTACTACACCTCGCTGGCCCTGGACAGCGCCGGCCAGCCGCGCATCAGCTATCAGGACGTCACCAACCTCGACCTGAAGTACGCCGCCTGGGATGGCGCGAGTTGGGACATCGAGACGGTCGACAGCGTCGGGTTCCTGGGCTGGGACACCTCGCTGGCCCTCGACGCCGCCGGCAACCCGCGCATCAGCCACCATGACGCCAGCAATTCCGACCTGAGGTACGCCGCCTGGGACGGAACTAACTGGGTCGTGGAGACGGTCGACAGCGCCGGGAACGTGGGCGGCTACTCCTCGCTGGCCCTCGACGCCTGCGGCAACCCGCGTATCAGCTACTACAACTCATCCTCCCTCGATCTCAAATACGCCGCGGCCGAAGGCGATTGCCCGGCCCAACTGACCATCGTCAAGAGCGTCACCGGCAGCGGCGCGCCAAGTGACTGGTCTTTCAGTTTCACTAGCGACGTGGACGGGTTCAGCCTGACCGACAATCACCCTATCTTGACCTATACCAACGCCACCCCCGGCGTCGTGGCCATCAACGAGAGCAACCCCGCCGGCTATGCCACCTCGGCGTTGTGCGATAACGGCGATTCGGCCACGGGCGGCAACCTGTCCATCACCCTGAACCCCGGCGACGACGTGAGTTGCACCTTCACCAACACCATCTGCCAGCCGGGCTATTTCGACACGGCCGCCACCTGGGCCTGCGCCCCGGCCGGCGCGGGTTACTACGTGGACACGGTCGGCGCGTCGGCCCAACTGCCCTGCCAGCCGGGCAACTACCAGCCCAACAGCGCCGCGGTCTCGTGCCTCCAGGCCGACGCCGGCTACTACGCCACCGGCCCGGCGGCCACGGCCCAGACCGCCTGCCCGTCGGGCACGACCTCCCCGGCCGGCTCGGACAGCATCAGCGACTGTGTGCCGCTCCCGCCCGCGACGACCCTGCTCTACATCGCCCCCAACCGCAACAACGGTATGGTCGATGGCGTGGCCTACATGGACGAGGACATCGTGGTCAATACGCTGGGCACGGCCGACTGGGCCATGTACTTCGACGGCTCCGACGTGGGCATCACCAAGAACCTGACCGACTTCACCTTCACATCCGACGGCTGCCTGCTGATGACCTTCAACGGCAATCAGAATGTGCCCGGCGTGGGGCTCGTGAAGCCGCAAGACCTGGTGAAGTTCTGCCCGACGGCGACCGGCCCGACCACGGCCGGCACGTTCACCATGTACTTCGACGGCTCCGACGTGGGGCTGGACGCGAGCAGCGAGGTCATCGACGCCGTGGAAGTGCTGCCCGGCGGCGATCTGGTGATCAGCACCAAGGACAAGTTCAGCGTGCCGGGGTCGCCGCTGCTGAAGGGGCAGAAGAACGACCTGCTGCTGTTCGATGCCACCAGCTACGGGGCCACCACCCTGGGCACGTGGTCACTCTACTTCAACAACACCCAGGTGGCCGGGCTGAAGAAAGAGAACATCATCAGCCTCACCATCGACGGCGCGGGGGACAAGTACGTCTCCTTCTGGGACGCCTACCCCAACGTCGGCGGCCTGGCCGGCAATGAGAACGACATCCTGATCTTCCACCCCAATAACACGGTGACGAAGTTCTGGGAAGGCTCCGATTGGGGCTATACCGGCCGGGTGCATGGGCTGCACATTGGCAATTAG
- a CDS encoding VOC family protein: protein MQKIVTFLWFNDQAEEAVDLYVSLLE from the coding sequence ATGCAAAAAATAGTAACGTTTCTATGGTTCAACGACCAGGCGGAAGAAGCGGTCGATTTGTATGTATCGCTGCTTGAATGA
- a CDS encoding prealbumin-like fold domain-containing protein — translation MYRKSHFLGFLFLVAALLLVVAAPRPVAAVGPTVKWVDAAAGSDANDGNSEATAYATLQQALNNSESGLADANRSFIYVKNGTYSSAGYANTCEGIPGAVYVHNLDWLTIQAAAGHEPVVKPPVGIMSVVVEGADHLVVDNLDSDQTVALTDNWNVCDSDDLTLRNSTFQGGSDGIDVHTALTAMLIENNTFTNIVDGDGDEVLDFTDEFTYSGVVIQDNDFINNYRQITIIPDAGGSANNFLIQRNWMNGTSPEEAIRLRNASNIDIINNVILNSMQEGVYVDTGCADIDIVHNTFFNNSLQTGPKLGEIRTNVSSASIKISNNIVHGNGTNPAIVASVPSLPGEDYNLFYNYVPAGSFTTFGPNSMSGLDPLFVNTTAGSEDLHLTFYSPAIESGLPSAISDDKDKGPRPNPTGTDPDRGAYEFVAGTITVTKETNPDGGLGFTFTLEPDTHPFVDKWGSFGANDGEFDHPMGMAVDGSGNVYVVDHYNHRVQKFDDNGVYLTQWGSFGAGNSQFDYPSDVAVDGSGNVYIADYNNSRIQKFNSNGAYQSQWGSYGSGNGELYGPYGVAVDGLGNVYVADTYNNRIQKFDGNGAYQTQWGIYGSGNGEFYYPYGVEVDESGNVYVADTYNHRVQKFDSNGGYLTQWGGYGGGNGLFSYPAGLAIDGFGKVYVTDTNSLVQKFDDDGTFLMQWGGFGSVNSQFAYPYSVDVDEAGYVYVSDTYNHRIQKFGPTSIVLDDDESYTFTRLPAGNYTLSEVAPLPAGWSLDSATCDNLATDSAESIAPSNIPVANGDQWVCTFTNVYTPPPANTCAVGEADSLYTDILGEGMGSPRKHRTKAKVVIPNWQNVEELYGQMSAKAMGLSNNVRFTLPGPNNYVQVDSITSPADHDAGNFWYGATLPAPVKYVTGRWFLQGSGSKRHIPRAITLYTTYHDPAHSYVNVWDTFDGAEGEVHWDAALGWAPYREIVVPMAAPLGETALHVEVALVDNDKDARPVWITVEAGGATQTQKPTGPNAGDQLNLMNFDLVGVDAGADEIVIKVYSPSPIIDGVEGDSAAVVGMAGYYRCEAIP, via the coding sequence ATGTATCGTAAATCACATTTCCTGGGCTTTTTATTCCTGGTGGCGGCGTTGCTGTTGGTTGTGGCCGCGCCCCGGCCGGTGGCGGCCGTTGGGCCGACCGTCAAGTGGGTTGACGCGGCGGCGGGTAGCGATGCCAACGACGGCAACAGCGAAGCCACCGCCTATGCCACGTTGCAACAGGCCCTCAATAACAGCGAAAGCGGCCTGGCCGACGCCAACCGCTCGTTTATTTATGTCAAGAACGGCACGTACAGCAGCGCCGGGTATGCCAACACCTGTGAGGGCATCCCCGGCGCGGTCTACGTCCACAATCTGGATTGGCTGACGATCCAGGCCGCGGCCGGGCATGAGCCGGTGGTCAAGCCGCCGGTGGGGATCATGTCGGTGGTGGTCGAAGGCGCCGACCATCTGGTGGTGGACAATCTCGATTCGGACCAGACGGTCGCCCTGACCGACAACTGGAACGTGTGCGATTCCGACGACCTGACGCTGCGCAATTCCACCTTTCAGGGCGGCAGCGACGGCATCGACGTGCACACGGCGCTGACGGCCATGCTGATTGAGAACAACACGTTCACCAACATCGTGGACGGAGACGGCGATGAGGTGCTGGACTTCACCGATGAATTCACCTACAGCGGCGTCGTCATCCAGGACAACGACTTCATCAACAACTACCGGCAGATCACGATCATCCCGGATGCGGGTGGGTCGGCCAACAACTTCCTCATCCAGCGCAACTGGATGAACGGCACCAGCCCCGAGGAAGCCATCCGCCTGCGCAATGCCAGTAACATTGACATCATCAACAATGTCATCCTCAACAGTATGCAAGAGGGCGTCTACGTGGACACCGGTTGTGCGGATATTGACATCGTCCACAACACCTTCTTCAACAATTCGCTGCAAACAGGGCCGAAGCTGGGCGAAATTCGTACCAACGTCAGCAGCGCCAGCATCAAAATCAGCAACAACATCGTTCATGGCAACGGCACGAACCCGGCCATTGTCGCGTCGGTGCCTTCGCTGCCGGGTGAAGACTACAACCTGTTCTACAACTACGTGCCGGCCGGCAGCTTCACCACGTTCGGCCCCAACAGCATGAGCGGCCTGGACCCCCTGTTCGTCAACACCACCGCCGGCAGCGAGGACTTGCACCTGACCTTCTATAGTCCGGCCATCGAGAGCGGCTTGCCGTCGGCGATTAGCGATGACAAGGACAAGGGGCCGCGGCCGAACCCGACCGGAACCGACCCCGACCGGGGGGCGTATGAGTTTGTGGCCGGGACGATTACGGTGACCAAGGAGACCAACCCCGATGGTGGCCTGGGCTTCACCTTCACGCTGGAACCGGACACGCACCCGTTTGTGGATAAGTGGGGCAGCTTCGGCGCCAACGACGGCGAGTTCGACCACCCCATGGGCATGGCGGTGGACGGGTCGGGCAACGTCTACGTCGTCGACCATTACAATCACCGCGTCCAGAAGTTCGACGACAACGGCGTCTACCTGACCCAATGGGGCAGCTTCGGCGCCGGCAACAGCCAGTTCGACTACCCCAGCGACGTGGCGGTGGACGGGTCGGGCAACGTCTACATCGCCGACTATAACAATTCCCGCATCCAGAAGTTCAACAGCAACGGCGCCTACCAGAGCCAATGGGGCAGCTACGGCAGCGGTAACGGCGAGCTGTACGGCCCCTACGGCGTGGCGGTGGACGGGTTGGGCAACGTCTACGTCGCCGACACCTACAACAATCGGATCCAGAAGTTCGACGGCAACGGCGCCTATCAGACCCAATGGGGCATCTACGGCAGCGGTAACGGCGAGTTCTACTATCCCTACGGCGTGGAGGTCGACGAGTCGGGCAATGTCTACGTCGCCGACACCTACAACCACCGCGTCCAGAAGTTCGACAGCAACGGCGGCTACCTGACGCAATGGGGCGGCTACGGCGGTGGCAACGGCCTTTTCAGCTACCCCGCCGGTCTGGCGATAGACGGGTTTGGCAAGGTCTATGTGACCGATACCAATAGCCTCGTCCAGAAGTTCGATGACGACGGCACCTTCCTGATGCAGTGGGGCGGTTTCGGCAGCGTCAACAGCCAGTTTGCCTACCCCTACAGCGTGGACGTGGACGAGGCGGGCTACGTCTATGTCTCCGACACCTACAACCACCGCATCCAGAAGTTCGGCCCAACCAGCATCGTGCTGGACGACGACGAGAGCTACACCTTCACCCGTCTGCCGGCCGGCAACTACACGCTTAGCGAGGTTGCGCCGCTGCCGGCGGGCTGGTCGCTGGACAGCGCGACCTGTGACAATTTGGCGACCGATAGCGCGGAGAGTATCGCGCCGAGCAACATCCCGGTGGCGAACGGCGACCAATGGGTGTGTACGTTCACCAACGTTTACACGCCGCCGCCGGCCAATACCTGTGCGGTGGGCGAGGCCGACAGCCTCTATACCGACATCCTGGGCGAAGGCATGGGCAGCCCCAGGAAGCACCGGACCAAGGCCAAGGTGGTCATCCCCAACTGGCAGAACGTTGAAGAACTGTACGGCCAGATGTCGGCCAAGGCGATGGGGCTGAGCAACAACGTGCGCTTCACCCTGCCGGGGCCGAACAACTATGTGCAGGTGGACAGCATCACCAGCCCGGCGGATCACGACGCGGGTAACTTCTGGTATGGGGCCACGCTGCCGGCGCCGGTCAAATATGTGACTGGGCGCTGGTTCCTGCAGGGCAGTGGCAGCAAGCGCCACATCCCGCGGGCGATCACCCTCTACACGACGTACCATGACCCGGCGCACAGCTACGTCAACGTGTGGGACACGTTTGATGGGGCCGAGGGCGAGGTGCATTGGGACGCGGCGCTGGGTTGGGCGCCCTACCGGGAGATCGTTGTGCCCATGGCCGCGCCGCTGGGCGAGACGGCGCTGCACGTGGAAGTGGCGCTGGTGGATAACGACAAGGACGCGCGGCCGGTGTGGATCACCGTGGAAGCCGGCGGCGCGACGCAGACGCAGAAGCCGACCGGCCCGAACGCGGGCGACCAGCTGAATCTGATGAACTTCGACCTGGTGGGCGTGGACGCGGGGGCGGATGAGATCGTGATCAAGGTCTATTCGCCGTCGCCGATCATCGACGGGGTGGAAGGGGATTCGGCGGCCGTGGTGGGCATGGCGGGGTATTATCGGTGTGAGGCGATTCCGTAA